Part of the Paramisgurnus dabryanus chromosome 21, PD_genome_1.1, whole genome shotgun sequence genome, cccgctaatcgctgcttgcagctatatttattattattattattatttttccgccataaaacgcgtcgcccagcacaaaccgtaagtcgtagaaacttgccacttggtcaactggttgtatattagcaggctactcaaatacagtgaatcagccaaatcggcccataggtggcgctatagcaatgcccgacgcgttggggctcataactcctaaaccggacatcctacactcaagtgtttggtatcattgtaatccctggctccaaacttaaaaaatgtatatctccgatttcatttccggtatgcaaattttttcgctaatttgcataatatgcatttcaagccaaactgaactagtcctaggtttttcgcccgatcggaatcgttccaacgcaggagaaatctgtggagtgagtaggtaaataattatcgaacagaatgtgtaatttcgcttcagtgtcactaaggggcgccaaaattcaataccggaagtagactatctccaggaaaatggctataactcgtgaacggttagagatatcttaacgcggtttggtacacatgtgtatcagctcactccggggtcacaggaaaaaatacgcggattttggccactaggtggcgctataataagcttgagggtcgaaaatggctatcactacacaaccgtaagcccgatacacttcatatttggtatggtgtgtctttgtgcaatgtaccatgagggtctagaaggacattggcgtatctgcaaaaacatggccgtcatcggccaatgaagtgtgagggctgatttgacagggttaacgaaggtcgatcggaacgacactcactgtgcttgttcgtgtactgctccagaaggtctgtaagaattatggtgtcatttcgccactagggggcgtaataccgtatttctgtgcctgtatcacgtgacgtttgacatacatacacaaacatgacatcatatgatagatcggttcatgacgaaaaactttgcctcttgaagcgttgctgtcaatcaaacggttcgttagttattggcgataacgttcaaacctacttttgcgaactagtcctaggtttttcatccgatctgaacctaacgaaagctgattgattctgtggagtgggaatatgaataattatcgaaaaaaagttgaaatttgtattcaaacacgcaaggagtggccaaaaaccgaactgggcggagcttaaaacatttaaacggccataactcgagaggcgtttgagatatcatcatggggcttgaatcatatgtgtaggccatcggtctaaggtcgtgatataaaaagctcgccgattggacactagatggcgctataacggggaaaatagcacaaaatactgtgattatgcaatggttgcagctttcacgcctataactttatctgtggtcaagagattttcatgggagttgctttttttagcatcctgaattgtttccgagtcctacgataccaagcatgccagatttcaccttacagttagttctgcacaggaaaaaagtgcttaaaaaacacgcgcgaataactccgcgagggttattccgatcgactcgaaacgaccataggaagaacattgcattaccttctgaacaaaaaagtctattggcgttatgttaaaattttcatcagaaatggccgaaaattacaaaaaacgaaaaattaccccaaaatttgtcgtttttacacataaatggttatacctccgcaacgaaatgtcattttttcaccagatttgatacactgatgtctgagcagagtctgaggcaatacccaaaaaataatatgcctgcaccactagttggcctcataattgaacaaaacctttgacattgagcgagcccaatggtcttacaacagttttttgactaaactgaagtgtttagccatgatactagttagatgtaacaaagtcatgacctgacgttgcatgcacaattttgtcgtagcgccaccctgcgcttatttgttattttcacttagaagtgagtagagagcggagagatttcactgaatgagagccgttttcttgctgataactaatgtatttaaggttgtatcttcaccaaacgtatgcgtaatgacatggtactcggtaattctgatggcagtcaggacctgggGGAAcctgcagtttcggacgcatattttacacgcctacaactttggctgcagtcaccatattttcatgggacttttttcacaggagtcctgaatttttgcagagtccaacgataccaaacatgcccggttttgccttgtgcttagtcctggggttatcataacacaattcatgaggacattaaataagtcaagcattatctttccagctgtgtttgctgttcactgtaggtccttgcggtctgctgcgctgctgtgtttgtttcttatgtacacgtgtgcagtctgtttgcaccattgcaccataccacgactcaatggccttgtagttcaactaaacacggccatttctgaattgtatgttacgttataaatctgaaaaactaattctccttaacaaattatcctcataacgtcacattaaggacattacatgtttgtcttataggtgcacctgtgtgtaagcatacatagtctgtatgatccttttttgaccatctctttcattttctggagcgaggtggtctaacattcattgtggctgtgtacgggtttaactgctcagcctggtaagcgaagtgtgaggtttttgacgttgccttaaagctcgaaacccggcaattgctgcttgcagctatatttatttttgcatttcttCATTACCACGCTTCGAGTTCTCTTTATTTTGTGGAGCCGGCAACGGGAGTGACGTCAGAGAGGCTGCTCGTGCATGCACAAGATCGACGGTTTCGAGTTTTCTTTACACAGTCGGAACAGACAGAGGCGGACAAGACGAAAACGCGTCGGATCAGAACCAGAACCCTGCAGGTTTTATTCAAGAAATGCGAGTCGGTAGGCTGCATGAAAACTTGATATTTACTCGAAATTTATGTTAACAACAGCTTGAACCATCAATCCATTATAACAACACTGATATATTAGGTGTCGTGGACTGTTCGTTATGATTATTTTGCATGATTTACGCGAGTTACTGGTTGGGTTGGGTCGCGTTCGACACATTCCGATACATCATCAGCTTCACAGATAATTGAGTCAGTCTGGATGTAAAGCTTATGTAAATTATCACTGCAACGCGTAAATGAAGCTTCAATCAGAGAGAATGAAATTATAAATCTTGCTTTTTCTTTATGAAGGGTATTAACAGATATAATAGTGTGCATTTTACCATCATTTTGTGTTTTACTGTGATCGTGGCTTTTGTCTTCATGATATTCATGCGGAAATAACACAGAGAGCGCGCGCAATGACTGTATTGCACGCACTCCATGGGAGCCTCATCTggcaaatctctctctctctctctctctctctctctctctctctctctctctctctctctctctctctctctctctctctctctctctctctctctctctctctctctctctctctctctctctctagaaTCTAATACATACCATACACCATATAGAGCAGACTGTGGCTTATAATGCTTAGTTTTCACACTATATTATCAGCGGACTAGCAGTAGAGTCGGCGAGTATCGCCTGGATCACCAGTAtgattttcagaaaaaaaaacacaaacttttaaatgtagacccaaatgtatattatataattgTTGACTGTCCAATTGTCTCATGTTCTGCAGGTGCATGAGGTTCTATTAGACTGAAACCCTCCTGAAACACTTGTGATCTCGTAACCGTGTAATCATGAGGTCATCAAGGTGATCATGAGGTTTTCTAATGGGCGTCTGATTGCAGTATGTCAGCCAGCACAAAGTTGCCACTATGCTGCCCTACCTGTGGTGAGGTGTGCCCGTCACGAGGCCACACCTGCCCGACATTCTGTCTGACTCCACGACGGAGCTCTGAGGGTGGGCTGACGTTCCTGCACACCCAGCGAGAAGCAGCCACAGCAGGAAAGACGCTGGACCTCCTAGATGCCCTCAGTCTGGCAACCTCGGCAACCCATCCCCTCCAAAAGATCTTCATCCAGAGAGACACTCCGTCCGTCCTGACCACATCTCTCTCTCCGATACTGGCCGTCGCGGTCACCTCCGGAGAGGCAGAGGGGGACGCGGAAGGCGCCGTGACCCGGCTGGGCGTGCCGTGGATAGGTCGGCTGGCGCTGGAGGCCCGGCTTCAGCGGCTGGCACTGGAGGTGCAGGAGCAGGTGTCCCTCAGACTGGAGGCTCTGCAGGAGGAGGTGAAGAGGAGGAGCGTGGAGGTGAGGAGAGCGAGGAGAGACAGCGAGAGGATGGACAGAGAAAGGCGCGAAGCAGAAGAGAGAGCGGCACGACTCGAGCGTCAGGTGGACATCTCTGTAGAGATGCTGGCCAACCTCAGATATGAGCTGAGAGAAAGAGAAGAACAGCTTCAGCGCAAACACCAGTAAGTGTGTGTAGACGTGTGCGTCTGTGTCAAAGAAGGACATTAACacgcatgtgtgtgttttagggAGGTGTGTGAACTGGATCGGTTTGTACGGGACACGGCGCTCCGTGAGGCGAGCGCAAAGATTCGTCTGCAGCGTTTCATTGAAGATCTTCTGGAGAGAGCGGAGAATGCTGAGATTCAGCTGGAGAACATCCATCTACACGATGATGTCACTTCCTCTCACAGACACCTGGCAGGAAGCAGAGCATCGGGGTACCTGGTGAGAGTTAATCCAATTCTGCAAAGAGAGAGCTATCATGATTTCAGTGTTTATATTCTAACAAAAACACTTTTCAAGATAATCTCTGCATGACAAAAAGGTTTTTGGGCCTTGAATAGTTTTGAAAGCAGTGATTTGCTTGTTAGAGTTAACTCAGTAGAGAGCTATTGATTTTTCCATCTGTGTCCATTCTTCTACCTGCATCATCCTCTATATTAAATGAATTAGAAACTCTAATGCAAGTTTGTACATCTCTGTCAAGCCAACAAAATGAAACAATCCTCTGTCTATGGATTCACCTCAGATCTTTTTCTCTGTCTTCTTATAGAGGAGTAACAGTGTTTCTGGTCGAGTTTCTCAACTGTGTGATCACAGATCTTCTCCATGCTGCAGGTAAAATAGAAAGGATTCAGAATGGTGACGTGCAAACAGctcaaagaattttttttacttataatTGGAGGAAAGAAACATTACAAATGAGGGGTGGTATGAtgttattataattaaatatCTATTCAGATTATGTAAAGAGCCTAAATCAAAGGAGAATTTGATGGGAAATGTTAAGCTCATTGTGAAATCTCTGGCTGTTGATTGCAGACTTATAAAGATTGTTGAGAAGAGTTTGAGTCTGAGACACATTCTGGGGCtctttttaaagggcacctattatgcaaaatccacttttacaagatgtttggaaataaatatgtgttggcagtgtgtgaccGCAACCACCATACTAGGAATAAAATCCACCCACTTCTTATcgccattaaaccaaagcagtctcgtTAGACtagctgttttgattctcttgttaatgtgatgtcacactgatgaAGCCCCGCCCATTAGGGGTGTAATGATTaatcgtgtgtcccattaaaaatgcctgtctgaaatcgattctgaatcgcaggCATTTGGTCAgaaggaagtccttatcaatctaaaatcattatgagtcggggtcgtataatgtgcatttaaaaaagcaacactcgttaaataaaatcattcaaaatattctttattatcatgaaaatacttgaaacaatctgaagaacagcgatataaatattcctttagacaattcctggaatagcgtttgtaatgctacttcttctgtggcacaaagggagtttatgcacgagagcgccccctggctttgggatgtgccgggatttcaccgtaattcattcaaattcattcattaatgttgcgtttacaccagccgcggtagggGCGGcaaaaaacgcgctattcgcgcgtagttggacgcttgaacatttgagttcactcgccTCATTTGCACGTGAAAGCCGCGCGTGAAAATCTAGTCATTTgagaaattcacgcggaaattcgtggcatgggaggggcttctgcgactccgcgaagactccgccactccgctcgcttcctgtaatcacgtcactactacagcaaggtcctgattggttaacgcggcacggAAATCCGCTGAAGTTTTCAACTCGCGTGTTTCCcccggcaacgctcaattcgcatTCCGCGCCGCGCATAACGCACCGCAGGATAATAATCCGCGTGTAATCACGTCTTTGCATTtgcttaacatgtaaatcacccgcgcttgccgcctctaccgcggctggtgtaaacgcagcataagaaaacgcgcatttgcacggttaatcgttacacccctaccgcccatggccactgactgacagtcctgcattaccatagttttcGCCCTCAGCGAGTTGTACGCTGTCCACCATATCTCAATAGTGAGATTCTCGTGATAATAGTGTCTCAGTCTGTATTCTTTTACCTGAGAGCGCTCACTGTCTCTTTTGATGAGGGAGGgcggagctgtagctcatttgcatttaaaggtacacacacaaaaacagctcccacccaaataggggcatttttgacatcctataataaatgatctgtgaggtattttgagctgaaatttcacagacacattctggacacacctgagacttaccgtacattcacacggggtgtACGCGTTTACACTTCCTATTCACTTtgaatgggtgacgtcatgcgttgctGAACTGAATTGTGTATCCGTCGGTGCCATGTCAGTGCGATTGCTTGTGGCAGAAgctgaacatttctcaactttttaaATGGGAACGCatgcatcagccaatcagatccccttatgcaaataacctaggcaaaGCCAGCCAATTAAGTTTATGAAATaccggagcatgtgttgcggccactgtgattggctgttggccacgcttcagacaagccttctgtTAAGCGTTAATGCTTTCGCCCCgtgtttatattacattttgtaaAGACGGGCAtgataggtgccctttaaagatAAACAGAAGTGTTTATTTGCTCTTAATATGAAACAAACAGAGATATTTAAGATGACTGAGAGGTCTTTCTGCAGGTGTGATATCAGGAGACCACGTACGCTGTCTGTAGGATCAGGAAGTTGTGACGGTCACTGGAGGGGTGAGCCGTGTGAACACATGTTGTGTCTGGGGGTTGAAGGATTGGATTCACCCTGGCTGatccaacacacacacacagattctgATGACGGCTCACTTTACACAACACAATCACAGGAGGACACTGAGTACAGGGCATATCGCAGAACAGGTATAACATACGCTTACTTCGCTTTTAAACtgagatttatttatattaataagtAACAGactaacattattttgtgtagtaATGTGTGTCAGCTGTATCTCAGATTGACAGTAATTTGTTGTTATATATTTGTGTTCAGGTGGAGGTGTGTTGAGAAAGAAGAGATCCAGTCAATCACTTGTGTGTTCTGAGCGTCTGCGATTAAAAGCCggattgttttgtgtgtttatgtatcTGGACACAAACTCTCTCCTCACTGCTgcacaggtgtgtgtgtgtgtgtgtgtgtgtgtgtgtgtgtgtgtgtgtgtgtgtgtgtgtgtgtgtgtgtgtgtgtgtgtgtgtgtgtgtgtgtgtgtgtgtgtgtgtgtacctggtaattataggaataccagtatttttgtgaccttgtggggacattttgaggccCTTATGAGGAAACaggcttataaatcaaacagaatgatgtttattgaaaatctaaggtatcagaaagttttctgtgatggttggcgTTAGGGTTTGGTTAAGGGGAAGCCAATATAatgtacagtttgtacagtaaaaaaatccattacgtttatggaaaccaaaatgtgtgtgtgtgtgtgtgtgtgtgtgtgtgtgtgtgtgtgtgtgtgtgtgtgtgtgtgtgtgtgtgtgtgtgtgtgtgtgtgtgtgtgtgtgtgtgtgtgtgtgtgtgtgtgtgtacctggtaattatcacgttgtggggaccaattgtccccacaaagataggaataccagtgtttttgtgaccttgtggggacattttgatgtccccatgaggaaacaagcttataaatcaaacaagatgatgtttattgaaaatctaaggtacaagaaaggtttttgtgatggttggggttagggaatggggtaggtaaggggaatagaatatacagtttgtacagtataaaatgcattacgtctatggaatgtccccacaaaacatggaaaccagaatgtgtgtgtgtgtgtgtgtgtgtgtgtgtgtgtgtgtgtgtgtgttacaggTGTGTAAGGACTGGTGTAGTGTTGCTCGACACCCTGCTGTCTGGACCAGAGTAACACTAGAGAATGCACGAGTTTCATCTAAGGCAAGACAACACACGCAcagtttaattattttatttaaaatgaccaATACtaattaaaacaacacagcattCAAATGTTCACAAAGAGCCTATTATTTTTCACCTGACAATCGAACAATGCAAATAGTCACAACGTCATAAATAAATAGGCTATGGAAAGAGGTGACATCGTCTTCTCCTAACATGCAGACTGCCAATGATTGCTGACACAGAATAATATCTGGCTATTTGCTTAGAGGTCTTTTTACTCGGTTCAGCAATCTGCAAGCCTCTGACGCATAATCCATGCACTTGGCCTAAACTACCAAAAATTAGGATGATCAGTTTTATCCACATGAACTATGAATGTTGTATATTTGTCCCTCATTGAATTGACAGATATTAGCTACACAAACAACTTCATCTTTATAGTACTAATAAATTctcaattatataaaaaaaccaCACACATAAAGCACACACATTAACAAAAGCAACCACTCTGGATCACACTGTCAGAGATTGAATCACACCAACAATCCTCAGGTTCAGTAAATGCACAACACTTAACTCTGCCTATAGAGGGCAGTATAACCGTTATAAAACCCTTCCCAAATTTAAGGATAACCCCCGTCTTTTTTAAGTGTGAGGCTGAAAAGGTGAAAATGATATTTGGGACTGCTTTTGTCTATACAGTTCACTATTGTAGCCAGGATTCACAATGAGGGTGGGCCCAGAGAAAATCAGGTGGGCTTACCCGAAAAAGCATCTGTtatcaaaatatacaaacacacaactaCACCAGCTTCAATATATCACCGTTTAATAAGAACAAAAGCCTGtctgggccctattttaacaatctaagcacaatgtgcaataaaccaataagagtctcatctctcatcctctttaaaagccagttgcgctggcgccaTCCTAGTTCCCTATTTTGGCAGAATTTGTAAACTAAAAAACTAAGCgaaggaagaagaccaccagtttaagagtgatattaaaaaattgcattgtttttatttgtaatgaaagttttattttttcatattaaaaccTTATTACAGCTAATCTTGGTATCGTTTTAAAGGAGACACTTAAAGCTTTATTGTTAAGTTTACTAACATTGACAAAAgtaaatcaaataaaaagtttaaaaataaacttgacatttttaaaaattgttgTCATCAAATCATTCCTTTCTAAATAAAACCAGTtctaaaatatgaaaacaacaTTTTTAGAGCTTTCCAtggatatatagtttgtcaatatTATTTTAGGTTTCAAATGGAATAatagtgttttaaatatgtaatcaCAAATTGGGCCCACTTGTGGTCCTGTGACATTTTAGAAATTACTCTCACTACGTTATacttttcacaaaaaaaatagacacttagagctttccaacaatgtatcatttgtcaaaattattttagttttgGACTAAGATATTAACTGTTTAATAGTTAAGTACAAAATTTTGCACCACCCGTGTCAACCCCGtgtcaatatatatatatatatatatatatatataaataataaactcTAATAGTAATGCAGCACTTCTTAATGTAACTCTGTGTTTGTGGTGTGTTTTTGTGTAGTTTTTGTTAACCCTGTCTCAGTGGTGCTGTCAAACACAGTCTCTTGCTCTTCACAACCTAAAACCTCGCTCTCGCAACAAGAAAGAAAGCAAAGATGAATATTTAAAGACCACAAGGTAACACGCACACATATTACTTACACATACACTTATTCTGTAATTGTGACCAGTtttatttcttgtttaaaataattgttttgaCACATAAGATGCTGAATGTTACTTTGTTCAGAGGCGGTCTGGAGGTGGGACTGGAGGCGGTGCTTAAGTCAGCAGGGCGGAGTCTCGTCACTCTGAGCATCTCCCATTGTCCCAACATTTTGACGGACAGGTCTCTGTGGCTCATCAGCTGTCACTGTAGATCACTGCAGTCCCTCACGTACAGGTGAGATAAACACTAACACACTaacacacatttacacacaaATACTCCATTGGTATTCAcaatgcaaaaggtcatgggtttgatcccagccAACACACATAGTCAAAAAATGGAAAGCTTTAATGTACTGCTAAATGTGTAATCGCTTGTGCTTTGGTTCTGGCAGAAGTGCATCAGATCCGGTGGGTCAGGAGGTGATTTGGGCTCTGGGTGCGGGATGTAGAGACATCACCACCCTGCGGATCGCACCGCTGCAACCGTGGTGAGAAATCATCTCATGAATCGTCTTAAGGTTCAGTGTTATGTCACGTCTGGTGATTTTGTCTTCGTCAGTTTGCAGCCCAATCGGTTCAGTAACCGTTGCTTGCAGACGATTGGTCGATGCTGGCCAAACCTGTGTAGGGTGGGTGTGGGCGGAGCCGGATGTGGTATCCAGGGATTGACCTCTTTGGGTGAGTGACTCACATGATGCTTGAGACAAGAGAGGATCAGAGTAATAAACGTTGAATTAtagatgtacagtatgtgttttatgtttTCATGTGCAGTGAGAAACTGTGTGAATCTGTGTGAGCTGGAATTGAATCATATGAATGAACTGAACCAGGAGGGGGCGGCAGAGATCTGCAAAGATGGACTACAACAACTTCACACCTTGACCTTCATCTCAACGCCCATCACTGCTAAAGCAATACTGCACTTTAAAAGTGAGACACACATGCTCAAGTTGTTGAATGATTTTAATTAATCTAGTAATAAAATTTTGTGTCTGTGTGCAGGTGTTTGTGTGAATCTGAAGAGGATTGTGGTACGGTTGAGTATAGCAGATTATTTTGAGGATGTAGATAATGAAGAAGCTCAGAGGCTGTTTGAAGAAATCATCTGTAACTTACAGGTAAATTACTTCAGTTCATTTAAAGGGCCCCTATTATGCCCATtattacaagatgtaatataagtctcaggtgtgcccagaaattgtctgtaaagttttagctcaaaataccccacagatcatttattatagcatctGCAAAATgaccctatttgggtgggagcaataACGCACTGTTTTCGTGTctatacctttaaatgcaaatgagctactgcccTCACTCCTTTACCAAAAgagacagtgagcgctttcgCTTAAAAATAGATATTTAGCAGCAATAGCGCTGCAATGTGCTAACAAGCTCATTTCGAAAAGgatttgggtaaaattaaccagtcatgcagggttcacaccagacgcagtagaggcggcaagcgggAGGTAGGTAGGCGCGGATGGCGCTTTCcgtgcgaattgagcgttgctgcGGGAAAcgtgcgagttgaaaaatctgaacttcggtgGAATTACGTGtcatgttaaccaatcaggaccttgctgtagtagtgacgtgattacaggaggCAAGCGGAGTCTCAGtggagttgcagaagcccctcccatgatgcaaatATCCGCGTCAATGTCTCAAACGGCTAGAATTTCATGCTTGGCTTTCACTCGCGAATGAAGCGActagcgagtaaactcaaatgtgTCAAATTACGTgtgaatagcgcgtttttgtcgcctctactgcggctggtgtgaatgcaccattagtCCCTGGCTGTGGGCggagctttatcagtgtgacatcacattaacaacagcatcaaaacaggatgtctttattttattcattgtagggttgttgtgtttacACATTATGCACTTTTATGTCCAAACACACTGGATTTTGCAtgataggtgccctttaaaatctCATTTGATAAAAGTAAATCTGTGTTTACTGTGTTTTATTTCGTCAGTGTTTGAGAAAGAGAGCTGCCCTGGCTGATGTCCTGCACATCAAGGTGGACAAACCCTGATAATGACATCTGATCTGTCGGTGTTAGTTCACCACATTGACAATCTAatgcacacataaacacacatagATGCACAGAAACAATAGAAGCACTTTTTTAATATTAAGTGTTTTGTGATAGTGAACAGATGCACAATTACAGCACATTATCTTCCTCAGGTCCTTTGTTTATAAATTTAGGTTTACGTGTAGACTAGAGATGTAATACGGTGTATTTAAAGTTGTAGAGATGTTGCAATAACTATATAAACACATGTTTTCCCTCAGTACAGTTTttacaaacacgcacacacacacacgcacacacacatatgtgtGTCTTCCATCAGTTGTTGATGGCTTTAGAATAACCTGACACATCAGATCTGTAAAAACAGGAATTTCTGTTATGatatataaatgtgtttttaactgcTAAGACCATTATTgctattgttgttttttaagcATTTGCACTATATCCTAATATTTTGGTTTGTAGCTTTCTTGGTTCCAATAACAGCACTGGAGTATCAGTTATTTCTGTAAGACAAATTGTGGGAGATGCCAAAGTttaatatttagcattttgtttaaTCCAGATTGAAAGATTTTGCTCATCAATGATTGGCTGACCTTCTGTGGACCAAAGCGATTCTTAATAATCCAAATAATAATCTCTAAAACATCCTTAAACTGGATGCCTCCTCCAAAAAACCTTTTAGTCAATCTGTCTCTCTGACCTTTGAAATGTGTCTCAGAGCGCTTATGATCGATGCAGTTATGCAGTACATTTAGATGGCATTTAAACTGTcatattaataaaacaaatgtttaattgtCTGAAATGAGAGACAATTATTAAAATGTCAATCTTCGGTGGAGGTGAATCCTGCATTACACCATAATATCATCACACAACAGCGGTGCTAAATGCTTTAGAGCATAAAAACTCTTGCACTTTtcactttacattttattttcatctaCCTTAATAGCTTCATTATAATGCCAATGTCATAtcaaagaaaagcatttttgttttttaataagaaGCACATTAAAAACAGTGTAGATGTTAAGCAATATGTGTTGACTCTCTAGTATCTTTTGTGTGTTGTAGAGAGAAGACAAATGCACACATGTGAGGCTCATAAACTCTGTACAGTGCTTATTAAAGTAAATGACAACTCAAACAAATGAGACGATGACCAACAGATGTGAGATATCCAGGTCAATATTACCTCATTTATGAAAAACCTTTATCAATGGTGCATATCCAAGATCTGATGTACTGTACTGAAATAATAAATGGCactgaacataataaaataagattaaatgcattttgtgtttttgtcatttttatggAGTAACATATTAACAAGGAGAAAAATTACCCGAAACACAGAGCTTCACATTTCTGTAAGTAACATGGCCAAGATAAAAagataacaaaataaaaatacaaaa contains:
- the LOC135750322 gene encoding F-box only protein 41; translated protein: MSASTKLPLCCPTCGEVCPSRGHTCPTFCLTPRRSSEGGLTFLHTQREAATAGKTLDLLDALSLATSATHPLQKIFIQRDTPSVLTTSLSPILAVAVTSGEAEGDAEGAVTRLGVPWIGRLALEARLQRLALEVQEQVSLRLEALQEEVKRRSVEVRRARRDSERMDRERREAEERAARLERQVDISVEMLANLRYELREREEQLQRKHQEVCELDRFVRDTALREASAKIRLQRFIEDLLERAENAEIQLENIHLHDDVTSSHRHLAGSRASGYLRSNSVSGRVSQLCDHRSSPCCRCDIRRPRTLSVGSGSCDGHWRGEPCEHMLCLGVEGLDSPWLIQHTHTDSDDGSLYTTQSQEDTEYRAYRRTGGGVLRKKRSSQSLVCSERLRLKAGLFCVFMYLDTNSLLTAAQVCKDWCSVARHPAVWTRVTLENARVSSKFLLTLSQWCCQTQSLALHNLKPRSRNKKESKDEYLKTTRGGLEVGLEAVLKSAGRSLVTLSISHCPNILTDRSLWLISCHCRSLQSLTYRSASDPVGQEVIWALGAGCRDITTLRIAPLQPCLQPNRFSNRCLQTIGRCWPNLCRVGVGGAGCGIQGLTSLVRNCVNLCELELNHMNELNQEGAAEICKDGLQQLHTLTFISTPITAKAILHFKSVCVNLKRIVVRLSIADYFEDVDNEEAQRLFEEIICNLQCLRKRAALADVLHIKVDKP